In the genome of Nocardioides marmoribigeumensis, one region contains:
- a CDS encoding histidine kinase, whose protein sequence is MIPPPSRRGVLAAPLVGLLVLAGVVTLDVVAPGTGPGARLAPGLAWGYGLLGLLMSVLAAMVLWRDARQLWGWMLGWFGVFWSVDALAQGWARWGVSDERVLPGVNLALWFLNRFGSFLPVTVAVLLMIFPTGRLLSGWWGRLCAVVLVLGLLGATVFLLIEATGVPDPGPVPAGVDLQFWTPGLPQSWSGPLRTVGLTALAAPVLVANASVVVRYRRADEEERDRLRWLVWAVVAMVLLMVLDSLLRLGQGESIFAFFVVALPTVAMTVGVVRPDLVPIRDLLARTLLYGGLAVGLVLVDLAVLALLTELLGERLDQRQVVVVALVLAVTLYAPLRSRLSVTVRRWALGERAAPYDVVAGLASALETADEGSEQLAAVARAVAGAFGVRFVAVEVDRGGGERLVASYGERPGQVRTLPISYRGTEVGRLVLPSRGVRSRLSGRDEQLLGDLVRQAATAARTSRLADELQESRERLVVAREEERRRIRRDLHDGLGPAMSGVVFQVESARLLVDRDPERAKESLAATAAHVQEVVADVRRLVHDLRPPALDDRGLVGALGQLAESLPVEVELEADDLPALPAAVEVAAYRIAAEALTNVVRHARAEHACVHLGVRGADLLVEVRDDGVGVPPDVEAGVGLLSLRERAAELGGRTEVTCPEGGGTRVRARLPLRQSATPGGTP, encoded by the coding sequence GTGATCCCGCCCCCGAGCCGCCGCGGCGTCCTGGCCGCGCCGCTCGTGGGGCTGCTCGTGCTCGCCGGCGTCGTCACGCTCGACGTGGTCGCGCCCGGCACCGGCCCGGGAGCCCGGCTCGCGCCCGGCCTCGCCTGGGGCTACGGGCTGCTCGGTCTCCTGATGTCCGTCCTGGCCGCGATGGTGCTGTGGCGCGACGCTCGCCAGCTGTGGGGCTGGATGCTCGGCTGGTTCGGCGTGTTCTGGTCGGTGGACGCGCTGGCCCAGGGCTGGGCCCGCTGGGGCGTCTCCGACGAGCGGGTGCTGCCGGGGGTCAACCTCGCGCTGTGGTTCCTCAACCGCTTCGGCTCCTTCCTGCCGGTCACCGTCGCGGTGCTGCTGATGATCTTCCCGACCGGTCGGCTGCTGTCGGGCTGGTGGGGGCGGCTGTGCGCGGTCGTCCTCGTGCTGGGCCTCCTGGGAGCGACCGTCTTCCTGCTCATCGAGGCCACCGGGGTGCCGGACCCCGGTCCGGTCCCGGCCGGGGTCGACCTCCAGTTCTGGACCCCCGGCCTGCCGCAGTCCTGGTCGGGCCCGCTGCGGACCGTGGGCCTCACCGCGCTCGCGGCCCCGGTCCTGGTCGCCAACGCCTCGGTCGTCGTGCGCTACCGCCGCGCCGACGAGGAGGAGCGCGACCGCCTGCGCTGGCTGGTGTGGGCGGTCGTCGCGATGGTCCTGCTCATGGTGCTCGACTCGCTGCTCCGGCTGGGGCAGGGCGAGTCGATCTTCGCGTTCTTCGTGGTCGCGCTCCCGACCGTGGCGATGACCGTCGGCGTGGTCCGGCCCGACCTCGTGCCGATCCGCGACCTCCTGGCTCGCACCCTGCTCTACGGCGGCCTCGCGGTCGGCCTGGTGCTCGTCGACCTCGCCGTGCTCGCGCTGCTGACCGAGCTGCTCGGCGAGCGGCTCGACCAGCGCCAGGTCGTGGTCGTGGCGCTGGTCCTCGCGGTCACCCTCTACGCCCCCCTGCGCTCACGCCTCTCGGTGACCGTGCGCCGGTGGGCGCTCGGCGAGCGCGCGGCGCCGTACGACGTCGTGGCGGGGCTGGCCTCCGCGCTCGAGACCGCCGACGAGGGCAGCGAGCAGCTGGCCGCCGTGGCCCGGGCGGTGGCCGGGGCGTTCGGGGTCCGGTTCGTCGCCGTCGAGGTCGACCGGGGTGGCGGCGAGCGCCTCGTCGCGTCGTACGGCGAGCGGCCGGGGCAGGTGCGCACGCTCCCGATCAGCTATCGCGGCACCGAGGTGGGCCGCCTGGTGCTGCCCTCGCGGGGAGTCCGCTCGAGGCTCTCGGGCCGCGACGAGCAGCTGCTGGGCGACCTGGTCCGCCAGGCGGCGACCGCGGCGCGCACGAGCCGGCTGGCCGACGAGCTGCAGGAGAGCCGGGAGCGCCTGGTCGTGGCGCGGGAGGAGGAGCGGCGGCGCATCCGTCGCGACCTCCACGACGGCCTCGGTCCCGCGATGTCGGGCGTGGTGTTCCAGGTCGAGTCCGCCCGGCTGCTGGTCGACCGTGACCCCGAGCGCGCCAAGGAGAGCCTCGCCGCCACCGCCGCCCACGTGCAGGAGGTGGTCGCCGACGTGCGCCGGCTGGTGCACGACCTGCGGCCACCGGCCCTCGACGACCGTGGGCTGGTCGGGGCGCTGGGCCAGCTCGCCGAGTCCCTGCCGGTCGAGGTGGAGCTGGAGGCCGACGACCTGCCGGCTCTGCCCGCCGCGGTCGAGGTCGCGGCCTACCGCATCGCGGCCGAGGCCCTGACCAACGTCGTCCGTCACGCCCGCGCCGAGCACGCCTGCGTGCACCTCGGGGTGCGGGGCGCCGACCTGCTGGTCGAGGTCCGCGACGACGGCGTCGGGGTGCCCCCCGACGTGGAGGCCGGCGTCGGCCTGCTCTCCCTGCGCGAGCGCGCCGCCGAGCTCGGCGGCCGCACCGAGGTGACCTGCCCCGAGGGCGGCGGCACCCGGGTCCGCGCCCGGCTCCCGCTGCGACAGTCCGCCACCCCAGGAGGAACCCCGTGA
- a CDS encoding SigE family RNA polymerase sigma factor, which translates to MSAPESFEEYVGARLAALSRTAYLLTGHHQDAEDLVQRTLVKVVAVWPRIAADPDPYVKRVMYHDNISRWRRRSRRPERLTDVLPERQVTRDDTTRLALEDALSRLTPKQRTVLVLRFYEDLTEARTAEVMGVGLGTVKSQTRHAIKRIRELAPELETLLVS; encoded by the coding sequence GTGAGCGCGCCCGAGTCGTTCGAGGAGTACGTCGGCGCGCGGCTCGCCGCGCTCAGCCGGACGGCGTACCTCCTCACCGGGCACCACCAGGACGCCGAGGACCTCGTGCAGCGGACGCTGGTCAAGGTGGTCGCGGTCTGGCCCCGGATCGCGGCGGACCCGGACCCCTACGTCAAGCGCGTGATGTACCACGACAACATCTCGCGCTGGCGCCGTCGCAGCCGTCGCCCCGAGCGCCTGACCGACGTGCTGCCGGAGCGGCAGGTCACCCGCGACGACACCACGCGCCTGGCGCTCGAGGACGCGCTCTCGCGCCTCACGCCGAAGCAGCGGACCGTGCTGGTGCTGCGGTTCTACGAGGACCTGACCGAGGCGCGGACCGCCGAGGTGATGGGCGTGGGGCTCGGCACGGTGAAGTCCCAGACCCGGCACGCGATCAAGCGGATCCGCGAGCTTGCGCCCGAGCTGGAGACGCTGCTGGTCAGCTGA
- a CDS encoding aconitate hydratase: protein MASKDSFGSKATLDVDGKSYEIFRLDKVVGEGLDVDSLPYSLKILLENLLRTEDGSNITEDSIKAVAGWDADAEPDTEIQFTPARVIMQDFTGVPCVVDLATMREAMEELGGDASRINPLAPAEMVIDHSVIADVFGTPEAFERNVEIEYERNNERYQFLRWGQGAFDDFKVVPPGTGIVHQVNIEHLARVVFEREVDGELQAYPDTCVGTDSHTTMVNGIGVVGWGVGGIEAEAAMLGQPVSMLIPRVVGFKLSGELPEGSTATDLVLTITEMLRKHGVVGKFVEFYGEGVSALPLANRATIGNMSPEFGSTIAVFPIDEETVKYLQLTGRSEEQLKLVEAYAKEQGLWHDPSAEPRYSERLELDLGEVVPSLAGPKRPQDRVEVTEAKASFREALKDYVDAEPQGGSDKAGVPAQETPDAAQASKVDEASDESFPSSDAPAHSEGGNGAGTPHGHPGADDGGDRASSPTAVRLEDGTEFEIDHGAVVIAAITSCTNTSNPSVMIGAALLAKKAVEKGLTSKPWVKTTLAPGSKVVSDYYEKAELTPYLDKLGFNLVGYGCTTCIGNSGPLIPEVSQAVNDADLAVVSVLSGNRNFEGRINPDVKMNYLASPPLVVAYALAGSMDVDLFNDPLGQDQDGNDVFLKDIWPSPREVQSTIDECITSEMFTDDYADVFAGDERWRSLETPDGDTFAWAEDSTYVRRPPYFDGMPEEPEAVEDIEGARVLLKLGDSVTTDHISPAGAIKKDSPAGKYLGEHGVEQRDFNSYGSRRGNHEVMIRGTFANIRLRNQLAPGTEGGVTKDFTKDGEVTTVYDAAQSYAEAGIPLVVLAGKEYGSGSSRDWAAKGTALLGVKAVIAESYERIHRSNLIGMGVLPLQFPEGETAESLGLTGEEEFSFTGVTELNDGIPSTVKVKAGDTEFDAKVRIDTPGEAEYYRHGGIMQYVLRSLLKG, encoded by the coding sequence ATGGCGAGCAAGGACAGCTTCGGGTCGAAGGCCACGCTGGACGTGGACGGGAAGTCCTACGAGATCTTCCGTCTCGACAAGGTGGTGGGGGAGGGCCTCGACGTCGACTCCCTGCCCTACAGCCTCAAGATCCTGCTGGAGAACCTCCTGCGCACCGAGGACGGCTCCAACATCACCGAGGACAGCATCAAGGCGGTCGCCGGCTGGGACGCCGACGCCGAGCCCGACACCGAGATCCAGTTCACCCCGGCCCGCGTGATCATGCAGGACTTCACCGGCGTGCCCTGCGTGGTCGACCTCGCCACGATGCGCGAGGCGATGGAGGAGCTCGGCGGCGACGCCTCGAGGATCAACCCGCTCGCCCCGGCCGAGATGGTCATCGACCACTCCGTCATCGCCGACGTCTTCGGCACCCCGGAGGCCTTCGAGCGCAACGTCGAGATCGAGTACGAGCGCAACAACGAGCGCTACCAGTTCCTCCGCTGGGGCCAGGGCGCCTTCGACGACTTCAAGGTCGTCCCGCCCGGCACCGGCATCGTCCACCAGGTCAACATCGAGCACCTCGCCCGTGTGGTGTTCGAGCGCGAGGTCGACGGCGAGCTGCAGGCCTACCCCGACACGTGCGTCGGGACCGACAGCCACACCACGATGGTCAACGGCATCGGCGTGGTCGGCTGGGGCGTCGGCGGCATCGAGGCCGAGGCCGCCATGCTCGGCCAGCCGGTCTCGATGCTCATCCCGCGCGTCGTCGGCTTCAAGCTGTCCGGCGAGCTGCCCGAGGGCTCCACCGCGACCGACCTGGTGCTGACGATCACCGAGATGCTGCGCAAGCACGGCGTCGTCGGCAAGTTCGTGGAGTTCTACGGCGAGGGCGTCTCCGCGCTGCCGCTGGCCAACCGCGCGACGATCGGCAACATGAGCCCCGAGTTCGGCTCCACGATCGCGGTCTTCCCGATCGACGAGGAGACCGTGAAGTACCTCCAGCTCACCGGCCGCTCCGAGGAGCAGCTCAAGCTGGTCGAGGCCTACGCCAAGGAGCAGGGCCTCTGGCACGACCCCAGCGCCGAGCCGCGCTACTCCGAGAGGCTCGAGCTCGACCTGGGCGAGGTCGTCCCCTCGCTGGCCGGCCCGAAGCGCCCGCAGGACCGGGTCGAGGTGACCGAGGCCAAGGCGTCGTTCCGCGAGGCGCTCAAGGACTACGTCGACGCCGAGCCCCAGGGCGGCAGCGACAAGGCCGGCGTCCCGGCGCAGGAGACCCCCGACGCGGCGCAGGCCTCCAAGGTCGACGAGGCCTCCGACGAGTCGTTCCCCTCCAGCGACGCCCCGGCCCACTCCGAGGGCGGCAACGGCGCCGGCACGCCCCACGGGCACCCGGGTGCGGACGACGGTGGCGACCGGGCCTCGTCGCCGACGGCGGTGCGCCTCGAGGACGGCACGGAGTTCGAGATCGACCACGGCGCCGTCGTGATCGCCGCGATCACCTCGTGCACCAACACCTCCAACCCGTCGGTGATGATCGGGGCCGCCCTGCTGGCCAAGAAGGCGGTCGAGAAGGGCCTGACCAGCAAGCCGTGGGTCAAGACCACGCTCGCCCCCGGCTCCAAGGTGGTCAGCGACTACTACGAGAAGGCCGAGCTGACGCCCTACCTCGACAAGCTGGGCTTCAACCTCGTCGGCTACGGCTGCACCACCTGCATCGGCAACTCGGGGCCGCTCATCCCCGAGGTCAGCCAGGCGGTCAACGACGCCGACCTCGCGGTCGTCTCGGTGCTCTCGGGCAACCGCAACTTCGAGGGCCGGATCAACCCCGACGTGAAGATGAACTACCTCGCGTCCCCGCCGCTCGTCGTCGCCTACGCGCTCGCCGGCTCGATGGACGTCGACCTGTTCAACGACCCGCTGGGCCAGGACCAGGACGGCAACGACGTCTTCCTCAAGGACATCTGGCCCTCGCCGCGCGAGGTGCAGTCGACGATCGACGAGTGCATCACCTCGGAGATGTTCACCGACGACTACGCCGACGTCTTCGCCGGTGACGAGCGGTGGCGGTCCCTCGAGACGCCCGACGGCGACACCTTCGCGTGGGCCGAGGACTCGACGTACGTCCGCCGGCCGCCGTACTTCGACGGGATGCCCGAAGAGCCCGAGGCGGTCGAGGACATCGAGGGCGCCCGGGTGCTGCTCAAGCTCGGCGACTCGGTGACCACCGACCACATCTCGCCCGCGGGCGCGATCAAGAAGGACTCGCCGGCCGGCAAGTACCTCGGTGAGCACGGCGTCGAGCAGCGGGACTTCAACTCCTACGGCTCACGGCGCGGCAACCACGAGGTGATGATCCGCGGCACGTTCGCCAACATCCGCCTGCGCAACCAGCTCGCGCCGGGCACCGAGGGCGGCGTGACCAAGGACTTCACCAAGGACGGCGAGGTCACCACGGTCTACGACGCGGCGCAGAGCTACGCCGAGGCGGGCATCCCCCTGGTCGTCCTGGCCGGCAAGGAGTACGGCTCCGGCTCGTCGCGCGACTGGGCGGCCAAGGGCACCGCGCTGCTCGGGGTCAAGGCGGTCATCGCCGAGTCCTACGAGCGCATCCACCGCTCCAACCTGATCGGCATGGGGGTGCTGCCGCTGCAGTTCCCCGAGGGCGAGACCGCGGAGTCGCTGGGCCTCACCGGCGAGGAGGAGTTCTCCTTCACCGGGGTCACCGAGCTCAACGACGGCATCCCCTCGACGGTCAAGGTGAAGGCCGGCGACACCGAGTTCGACGCCAAGGTGCGCATCGACACCCCCGGCGAGGCGGAGTACTACCGCCACGGCGGCATCATGCAGTACGTCCTGCGCAGCCTGCTCAAGGGCTGA
- the dxs gene encoding 1-deoxy-D-xylulose-5-phosphate synthase: protein MPLLDSLTGPGDLRALSPEELRELAAEIRDRLVSTCSPRGGHLGPNLGVVELTLAVHRVFDSPHDKVVWDTGHQAYVHKMVTGRAKEFDTLRTEGGLSGYPSQRESEHDLVENSHASTALSYADGLAKAYSVQGEDRHVVAVIGDGALTGGMAWEALNNIASVGAAERRRLVIVVNDNGRSYTPTVGGLAEALTTLRTSPRYEPMLDAVKRRLHGVPGVGPAVYDALHAMKKGVKDALAPQGLFEDLGLKYVGPIDGHDLAATEQALLQAKRFEGPVIVHAITRKGQGYDAAERHEADQFHSPGPFDVTTGREATKGLIWTDLFADEMVAVGAERTDVVGITAAMLHPVGLHLFAERYPDRVFDVGIAEQHAATSAAGLAMGGLHPVVAVYATFLNRALDQVLMDCALHRCGVTFVLDRAGVTGDDGASHNGMWDLSLLQVVPGLRLAAPRDGARLRELLREALDVSDAPTVVRFPKGPPPADLEAVDRVGDVDVLVRQGARDVLLVGVGAMATTCVEVADRLAAQGIGVTVVDPRWVKPVSPDLVGLAAEHRLVVSVEDNGVVGGCGSVLLQTLNAAGVTTPVRLHGVPQEFLDHAKRAAILERIGLTPQALARDVVEAMAALSATDDPGPVRSVGRA, encoded by the coding sequence ATGCCGTTGCTCGACTCGCTCACCGGTCCTGGTGACCTGCGCGCGCTCTCCCCCGAGGAGCTGCGCGAGCTGGCCGCCGAGATCCGCGACCGCCTGGTCAGCACGTGCTCCCCGCGCGGTGGCCACCTCGGCCCCAACCTCGGTGTCGTCGAGCTCACCCTGGCCGTCCACCGGGTCTTCGACTCCCCGCACGACAAGGTCGTCTGGGACACCGGACACCAGGCCTACGTCCACAAGATGGTCACCGGGCGCGCCAAGGAGTTCGACACCCTGCGCACCGAGGGCGGCCTGTCCGGCTACCCCTCCCAGCGCGAGTCCGAGCACGACCTGGTCGAGAACTCCCACGCCTCCACCGCGCTGTCCTACGCCGACGGCCTGGCCAAGGCCTACTCGGTCCAGGGCGAGGACCGTCACGTGGTCGCCGTCATCGGCGACGGCGCGCTCACCGGCGGCATGGCCTGGGAGGCGCTCAACAACATCGCCTCCGTCGGCGCCGCCGAGCGCCGGCGGCTGGTGATCGTGGTCAACGACAACGGCCGCTCCTACACCCCGACCGTCGGCGGCCTCGCCGAGGCGCTGACCACGCTGCGCACGAGCCCCCGCTACGAGCCGATGCTCGACGCGGTCAAGCGGCGGCTCCACGGCGTGCCCGGCGTGGGCCCGGCCGTCTACGACGCCCTCCACGCGATGAAGAAGGGGGTCAAGGACGCGCTCGCCCCCCAGGGCCTCTTCGAGGACCTCGGCCTGAAGTACGTCGGCCCGATCGACGGCCACGACCTCGCCGCGACGGAGCAGGCGCTGCTGCAGGCCAAGCGCTTCGAGGGGCCGGTGATCGTGCACGCGATCACCCGCAAGGGCCAGGGCTACGACGCCGCCGAGCGCCACGAGGCCGACCAGTTCCACTCGCCCGGCCCCTTCGACGTGACGACCGGCCGCGAGGCCACCAAGGGCCTGATCTGGACCGACCTCTTCGCCGACGAGATGGTCGCCGTCGGCGCCGAGCGCACCGACGTCGTGGGCATCACCGCTGCGATGCTGCACCCGGTCGGCCTCCACCTGTTCGCCGAGCGCTACCCCGACCGGGTCTTCGACGTGGGCATCGCCGAGCAGCACGCCGCCACCTCGGCCGCGGGCCTGGCGATGGGCGGTCTCCACCCGGTGGTCGCGGTCTACGCGACCTTCCTCAACCGCGCCCTCGACCAGGTGCTCATGGACTGCGCGCTCCACCGCTGCGGGGTGACCTTCGTGCTCGACCGGGCCGGGGTCACCGGTGACGACGGCGCCTCCCACAACGGGATGTGGGACCTCTCGCTCCTCCAGGTGGTGCCCGGGCTGCGGCTGGCCGCGCCCCGCGACGGCGCGCGGCTGCGCGAGCTGCTGCGCGAGGCGCTCGACGTCTCCGACGCCCCCACCGTCGTGCGGTTCCCCAAGGGCCCGCCGCCGGCCGACCTCGAGGCCGTGGACCGGGTGGGCGACGTCGACGTGCTGGTCCGGCAGGGTGCCCGTGACGTCCTCCTCGTGGGCGTCGGCGCGATGGCCACGACCTGCGTGGAGGTGGCCGACCGCCTCGCGGCCCAGGGCATCGGGGTCACGGTGGTCGACCCGCGCTGGGTCAAGCCGGTCTCGCCCGACCTGGTCGGGCTGGCCGCCGAGCACCGGCTGGTCGTCAGCGTCGAGGACAACGGGGTCGTCGGCGGCTGCGGCTCGGTCCTGCTCCAGACGCTCAACGCCGCCGGCGTCACCACCCCGGTGCGCCTGCACGGCGTCCCCCAGGAGTTCCTCGACCACGCCAAGCGCGCGGCGATCCTCGAGCGCATCGGCCTCACCCCCCAGGCCCTGGCCCGCGACGTGGTGGAGGCGATGGCGGCCCTGTCCGCGACCGACGACCCGGGCCCCGTCCGATCGGTGGGGCGGGCATGA
- a CDS encoding response regulator transcription factor, producing the protein MTDPGISVVVVDDHQIVRDGLVALLGALDGLEVVGTAGDGLAAVEVVERTRPDVVVMDIQMPELDGIEATRRIAAGPAESRVVMLTMNEDDDTVLSAIRAGASGYLLKGSGADEVQSAIRAAHAGGMVFGARLAGRVAALFAAPSGRRPEKKVFPELTDREREVLELLAAGRSNDAIARQLFVSNKTVRNSVSAIYAKLHAGDRAEAIIKAREAGFGQDA; encoded by the coding sequence GTGACCGACCCAGGCATCAGCGTCGTCGTCGTCGACGACCACCAGATCGTCCGTGACGGGCTGGTCGCGCTGCTGGGCGCGCTCGACGGCCTGGAGGTGGTCGGCACCGCCGGTGACGGCCTCGCCGCCGTCGAGGTGGTGGAGCGCACCCGACCCGACGTGGTGGTGATGGACATCCAGATGCCCGAGCTCGACGGCATCGAGGCCACTCGCCGCATCGCGGCGGGGCCCGCGGAGTCCCGCGTGGTGATGCTCACCATGAACGAGGACGACGACACGGTGCTCTCCGCGATCCGGGCGGGGGCCTCGGGCTACCTGCTCAAGGGCTCGGGGGCCGACGAGGTGCAGTCGGCGATCCGCGCGGCCCACGCCGGGGGCATGGTCTTCGGCGCCCGCCTGGCCGGCCGCGTGGCCGCGTTGTTCGCCGCCCCGTCCGGCCGCCGTCCCGAGAAGAAGGTGTTCCCCGAGCTCACCGACCGCGAGCGCGAGGTGCTCGAGCTGCTCGCCGCGGGCCGCTCCAACGACGCGATCGCGCGCCAGCTGTTCGTCTCCAACAAGACCGTGCGCAACTCGGTCTCGGCGATCTACGCCAAGCTGCACGCCGGTGACCGGGCCGAGGCGATCATCAAGGCCCGCGAGGCAGGCTTCGGACAGGACGCCTGA
- a CDS encoding class I SAM-dependent RNA methyltransferase, translating to MSRRARERTPQGPSAVGRRFTVTCGSWAHGGHVVARIDAGEPDVGGTVVFVRHALPGEEVTVAITEGVVGDRFLRGDAVELHTRSTDRVEAPCPVAGPGLCGGCDLQHVRLEAQREAKAGIVLEQLRRLAGIDTDLVVEPVRPDEDGLRWRTRVGFHRARDGRLGMLAHRSHRVVPVEDCLVRAPDAVVSVRGEWEPPKTVIEQVGTYAFAADGAGFWQAHRDAPGVFVRTVLEMAEVRPGDHVVDLFSGVGLFSAPLADAVGETGAVLAVEGDEVAASLASSNLATWPWARVSPGAVADVLAIEVDHGSSYDVVVLDPPRVGAKRKVLEQVVALGPRTVVHVACDPASFARDAAILAEHGYALAELRAFDAYPMTHHVEVIAKFVDVPVEMP from the coding sequence TTGAGCAGACGCGCCCGCGAGCGCACCCCCCAGGGGCCCTCGGCGGTCGGACGCCGCTTCACCGTGACCTGCGGGTCGTGGGCCCACGGTGGCCACGTCGTCGCGCGGATCGACGCCGGCGAGCCGGACGTCGGCGGCACGGTGGTGTTCGTCCGGCACGCCCTGCCCGGTGAGGAGGTGACCGTCGCGATCACCGAGGGGGTGGTCGGCGACCGGTTCCTGCGTGGTGACGCGGTCGAGCTGCACACGCGCTCCACGGACCGGGTCGAGGCGCCGTGCCCGGTCGCCGGACCGGGGCTGTGCGGGGGGTGCGACCTCCAGCACGTCCGGCTCGAGGCGCAGCGCGAGGCCAAGGCCGGCATCGTGCTCGAGCAGCTGCGACGGCTGGCCGGGATCGACACCGACCTCGTCGTGGAGCCCGTGCGGCCCGACGAGGACGGCCTCCGCTGGCGCACCCGGGTCGGCTTCCACCGCGCCCGCGACGGCCGCCTCGGGATGCTGGCCCACCGCTCCCACCGGGTCGTCCCGGTCGAGGACTGCCTGGTGCGCGCGCCCGACGCGGTCGTGTCGGTGCGAGGCGAGTGGGAGCCGCCCAAGACGGTGATCGAGCAGGTCGGCACCTACGCCTTCGCCGCCGACGGGGCCGGCTTCTGGCAGGCCCACCGCGACGCCCCCGGCGTCTTCGTGCGCACGGTCCTGGAGATGGCCGAGGTGCGGCCGGGTGACCACGTGGTCGACCTGTTCAGCGGGGTCGGCCTGTTCTCCGCCCCCCTGGCGGACGCGGTCGGGGAGACCGGGGCGGTGCTCGCCGTCGAGGGCGACGAGGTCGCCGCGAGCCTGGCGAGCAGCAACCTCGCGACCTGGCCGTGGGCCCGGGTCAGCCCCGGCGCGGTGGCCGACGTCCTCGCGATCGAGGTCGACCACGGGTCGTCGTACGACGTGGTGGTGCTGGACCCGCCCCGGGTCGGGGCCAAGCGCAAGGTCCTCGAGCAGGTCGTCGCCCTGGGCCCTCGCACCGTGGTCCACGTGGCCTGCGACCCGGCGTCGTTCGCGCGCGACGCGGCCATCCTCGCCGAGCACGGCTACGCCCTGGCCGAGCTGCGGGCCTTCGACGCCTACCCGATGACCCACCACGTCGAGGTGATCGCCAAGTTCGTCGACGTGCCGGTCGAGATGCCCTGA